In Phyllostomus discolor isolate MPI-MPIP mPhyDis1 chromosome 2, mPhyDis1.pri.v3, whole genome shotgun sequence, the following are encoded in one genomic region:
- the DNAJB7 gene encoding LOW QUALITY PROTEIN: dnaJ homolog subfamily B member 7 (The sequence of the model RefSeq protein was modified relative to this genomic sequence to represent the inferred CDS: inserted 5 bases in 4 codons; deleted 2 bases in 1 codon; substituted 2 bases at 2 genomic stop codons), protein MQDYHGVLGVRRXLSSREDIKKAYHKVALKGHPDENPDNKEAERKFKVAEAHKVLSRDEKSDIXNKYGKEGLNGEDGSNFNDSFEYGFIFCKPDVLKNFHKRDSFSFHFFEDSVEDLLNSSISSYGSRNRCKMLFLCLQWISSVWRFFSYDIRYIPYGSLGHEGINSFFSLAFDDSGMANYIFFIISHKIVNGRNSNXKQLLKMIKKKDEDGGKLKSFLLSRVADKEGFAEXLLQPLNNYSPKSHSPKHGFQXACVGNDEQGAPWVTSNRIXPVFSAGFEEGGKTEKSMKRCRSQPEGIIKLTLQEHYVHTIFEHNALCFD, encoded by the exons ATGCAGGATTACCATGGAGTTCTAGGAGTACGGAGATAA TTGTCCTCACGTGAGGACATTAAAAAGGCTTATCATAAAGTGGCACTTAAAGGGCACCCTGATGAAAACCCAGATAATAAAGAAGCCGAGAGAAAATTCAAAGTAGCTGAAGCACATAAGGTATTATCAAGAGATGAAAAATcggacatttaaaataaatatggcaaAGAAGGATTAAACGGTGAAGATGGGAGTAACTTTAATGATTCTTTTGAGTATGGCTTCATATTCTGTAAGCCAGACGTCTTAAAAAACTTTCATAAAAGGGACtcgttttcatttcatttctttgaagaCTCAGTTGAGGACCTTTTAAATAGCTCAATAAGTTCCTATGGAAGCAGAAACAGGTGCAAGATGCTTTTTCTCTGCCTCCAGTGGATATCCAGCGTTTGGAGATTTTTCTCTTATGATATAAGATATATACCATATGGTTCACTGGGCCATGAGggcattaattcttttttttccctggcaTTTGACGACAGTGGGATGGCCaactacatattttttataatttcacatAAAATTGTTAATGGCAGAAATAGTA ACAAACAATtattgaaaatgataaaaaaaaaagatgaggatgGTGGCAAGCTGAAGTCCTTCCTTCTAAGTCGTGTGGCCGATAAAGAGGGCTTTGCAG GTCTTCTCCAGCCACTCAACAATTATTCACCGAAGTCCCACAGCCCCAAGCATGGATTTC TAGCTTGTGTGGGAAATGATGAGCAGGGTGCACCTTGGGTCACCAGCAACAGGAT CCCTGTCTTCTCAGCAGGATTCGAAGAAGGTGGTAAGACGGAAAAAAGCATGAAGAGGTGCAGAAGTCAACCAGAAGGAATCATTAAATTAACTCTGCAGGAACATTATGTTCATACAATATTTGAACACAACGCTTTGTGTTTTGATTAA